The Caldalkalibacillus thermarum genome contains the following window.
CATGATCAAGGGGATCAATACGCCAACCAAACCATGGATCATGGCCACTTTAACCCCAATTTGAAATAAATATTCTGAAAAAGGTGTTGAGCCAATGGCTGCTAGTACATTTTCTTGCCCGTCAAGGCCGCTGTTGACACCGACCAGAATGGGTGTTCCTACAGCTCCAAAAGAAACGGGTGTGCTTTGAACAATCAGTGCCACCAAGACCGCAGCCATAGCCGGAAAGCCAATGGCAACAAGCAATGGCGCTGCAATGGCTGCAGGAGTGCCAAACCCGGCTGATCCTTCAATGAACGCACCAAACAGCCAAGCAATGAGGATGGCTTGGATGCGCCGGTCCGGAGAAATATCAGTAAAACCTTTACGGATGGCTTGGATGGCACCGCTTTCTTTTAACGTATTAAGGAGCAATATAGCCCCAAAAACGATAAACAGCATGTTTAATGCCGTGACCAGTCCGTGAACGGAGGCAGCCCATACTTTGTTTGAGGGTGTACCCCAAATGATCAGCGCCATAAGTACGGTTATGATGTAGGCCAGTGGCATGGCTTTTTTGGCTGGCCATTTTAAAATGACGAGAAAAATAAATACAGTGGCGATAGGTGTCAATGCAAACAGGGATAATAAACCAACGCTCACATCAATTCACTCCCTTAAGTTATTCAGTTTGGACAAAACAGGTCCGTGGCAAAGACAGACGGCACATTTAGAACGCTTTCAAATTGTTATTTAAAATTAATGTTTGTTTTTCACTTCCTTCTCTGGGTCAAGCTTTCAAACCACCCATAGTATGATAAGGTCATCAGATCTATAAATAATCATAAAAAAAATGTCACATTGATTTCAATCTCTTTTTTAAAAAAAAATGATTGTTTGACAGATCAAGCAAGAATGAATTTACAACACATTTGGGTTCAGCTATAATCATGGTGGAGAGCATACTCATTTTGTGTCGGCCAAAATCATCATATGACCTGATTTATACACAATGGCCCGATATATGTATTTTTAAGGTTTGACAAAAAGGAGATGAATAAAAATTGCGTCGCATTACTGGGGAGATTCGTGCCAAGCTCATTGAAGCAGCCGGGGTTAGTGCTTATTTTGACGATGAGGAAAGTTTGCTCAGTCATTCCTATGATGCTACACCCATGCTGCAGGCCATGCCTGAGGCAGTGATCTATGCGCAATCGACCAACCAAGTCAGTGCCGTGTTGAAGATATGTCATCAGTATGAAATCCCTGTTTACACCAGGGGGGCGGCCAGCAATTTGTGCGGTGGCACCGTTCCGGTCCATGGTGGGGTGGTCCTGGTGACCACACGTATGAACCGTTTGCTGGAAATTGATGAGGAAAACTTAACAGCTACTTTTGAAACCGGTCTCACCACCAAAGCGCTGCATCAAGCAGTCGAAGCTAAAGGATTATTTTACCCCCCCGACCCAGGCAGTATGTTGGTCTCTACGTTAGGTGGAAATATTGCCCAGTGTGCCGGGGGGCTTCGCGGACTGAAATATGGCACCACAAAGGATTATGTGATCTGTTTAACAGCTGTCTTGCCCAACGGGGAAGTGATTCATACGGGAGGCAAATTGATGAAGGATGTGGCCGGCTACGATTTAACGAAATTGCTGGTCGGATCTGAAGGCACCTTAGCTGTCATCACAGAAGCAACGGTGAAGCTTTTGCCTAAACCGCAGGCCACAAGCGTGATGTTGGCCTATTTCGATGATATGTATGCTGCTGCCCGGACGGTCTCCAAAATTATCGCTGCCCGTATCATTCCCAGTACGCTGGAGTTTATGGATCATGGCACCATTTTGGTGGTAGAAGACTATGCTAAGATCGGCCTTCCCACTGACATGAAAGCCATCTTATTGATCGGACAGGACGGACATCCTGCTGTGGTGGAAGAGGATATGGAAAAAATGAGGGCAATTTGTATGGAAGAAGCGCGGGAAATCAAAGTGGCCAAAGACATGCGGGAAGTAGAGGAACTTATGACTGCACGCCGCAGTGCCTTGTCCGCCTTGGCACGCCTTAAACCGACCACCATTTTGGAAGATGCTACAGTACCACGTTCTCAGATTGCGACCATGGTGGAAAAAATTGCAGAGATTGGCGCCAAATATAACGTCCGTATCTGTACCTTCGGCCATGCAGGTGACGGCAATCTTCATCCGACATGTATGACCGATGCCCGGGATCAAGACGAAATTGAACGGGTGGAAGAAGCGTTTGAAGAGATTTTTGCCGCTGCATTGGAGCTGGGAGGAACCATTACAGGCGAACACGGTGTAGGTATCGTCAAGGCTCCTTTTTTGGAATGGAAAGTGGGCCCGGCTGGTATAGAGGTGATGAAAGGGATTAAACGGGCATTCGATCCGAAAAACATTCTAAACCCTGGAAAAATGTTTGCCGGCCAAACCCGCAAGAGAGTGGTGATTAACAGATGAAGACAAAGGAGATTCAAGGCAAAATGCCTCAAGTTGAAAAAACTCCGGTCACACGGCGTCTGCAGGACAGGCTCAATTATGACGAATTATCCAATTGTATGCGCTGTGGTTTTTGTCTGCCGGCCTGTCCCACCTACAGGGAGACAGGCCGGGAAGCATCTTCTCCCCGGGGACGGATTGCCTTGATGAAAGCCGCTGTTGACGGTCACCTGCAGAATGGAAAGCAGTTAGAAGATCAGCTTAATCAGTGCCTGGGTTGCCGGGCTTGTGAGCCAGCCTGTCCGGCTGGTGTTAAGTATGGGGAACTCTTGGAGCAAGCGCGCGATGCACTGGAAGATCATGCCCGCCATAAGGTTTGGGTGCGGGTTTTGCGACGCTTCTTT
Protein-coding sequences here:
- a CDS encoding FAD-linked oxidase C-terminal domain-containing protein — protein: MRRITGEIRAKLIEAAGVSAYFDDEESLLSHSYDATPMLQAMPEAVIYAQSTNQVSAVLKICHQYEIPVYTRGAASNLCGGTVPVHGGVVLVTTRMNRLLEIDEENLTATFETGLTTKALHQAVEAKGLFYPPDPGSMLVSTLGGNIAQCAGGLRGLKYGTTKDYVICLTAVLPNGEVIHTGGKLMKDVAGYDLTKLLVGSEGTLAVITEATVKLLPKPQATSVMLAYFDDMYAAARTVSKIIAARIIPSTLEFMDHGTILVVEDYAKIGLPTDMKAILLIGQDGHPAVVEEDMEKMRAICMEEAREIKVAKDMREVEELMTARRSALSALARLKPTTILEDATVPRSQIATMVEKIAEIGAKYNVRICTFGHAGDGNLHPTCMTDARDQDEIERVEEAFEEIFAAALELGGTITGEHGVGIVKAPFLEWKVGPAGIEVMKGIKRAFDPKNILNPGKMFAGQTRKRVVINR